A portion of the Bacillus horti genome contains these proteins:
- a CDS encoding helix-turn-helix domain-containing protein, whose product MKKVYVRINELLHQHNLSMNELHHRTGIRRAALSELANGKRERIQFEHVEKLANVLGIEDINEIITLVEISKELEE is encoded by the coding sequence ATGAAAAAGGTGTACGTTCGTATTAATGAACTTCTCCATCAACACAATTTGTCTATGAATGAACTACATCATCGCACTGGTATAAGAAGGGCTGCTTTAAGTGAGTTGGCAAATGGAAAACGAGAGAGGATTCAGTTTGAGCATGTTGAGAAGTTAGCTAATGTTTTGGGGATTGAAGATATTAACGAGATCATTACTTTAGTTGAGATTTCTAAGGAGCTTGAAGAGTGA
- a CDS encoding MerR family transcriptional regulator, whose amino-acid sequence MGEGHTYRTSQLSEILGISRDALRYYEEQGVVKPKQKETNQYRQYDFYDIYALLVTDFYKKRNLSIKEVRKLQAGSEIEALGSLLEEKAKELEETIRIKEYMLQKINETKEFCNDVQSHLNQYSIRKLPTYEVVGEISDFNAFGEYPAILENMDAMKDDILSKIIRSFTFDENGFLDSSMYIVEKTEANLREKTRSYLEYSRCIYTIVEDGRFQNGNEDVKQKVFQSTLAWGENQGLKPMGVAFATTRLITYLENKERVFLEIYIPVEEK is encoded by the coding sequence ATGGGTGAAGGTCATACATATAGGACAAGTCAATTATCTGAAATACTCGGGATATCAAGAGACGCACTGAGATATTATGAAGAACAGGGGGTTGTTAAACCAAAGCAGAAAGAAACGAATCAGTATAGACAGTACGACTTTTACGATATCTATGCGTTATTGGTAACGGATTTTTATAAAAAGAGAAATCTATCCATAAAGGAAGTAAGAAAGCTACAAGCAGGGAGCGAAATAGAAGCGCTTGGGAGCTTGCTAGAGGAAAAAGCAAAAGAACTAGAAGAAACGATACGAATCAAAGAGTACATGCTTCAAAAAATTAATGAAACAAAAGAATTCTGTAATGATGTTCAAAGCCATTTAAATCAATATTCCATAAGGAAGCTTCCGACGTATGAGGTAGTCGGAGAGATCTCTGATTTTAACGCCTTTGGGGAGTATCCAGCCATATTAGAAAATATGGATGCGATGAAGGATGATATCCTAAGTAAAATCATACGAAGCTTTACGTTCGACGAAAACGGGTTTCTAGACTCCAGTATGTATATTGTTGAAAAGACTGAAGCAAATCTAAGAGAGAAGACCAGATCATATTTAGAGTATTCCAGATGTATCTATACAATAGTTGAAGACGGTCGCTTTCAGAATGGAAATGAGGATGTGAAACAAAAGGTTTTCCAGTCTACGTTAGCCTGGGGAGAAAATCAAGGACTGAAACCAATGGGGGTTGCTTTCGCTACAACACGCCTCATCACATATCTCGAAAACAAGGAGCGAGTATTCTTAGAAATTTACATCCCTGTTGAAGAAAAGTGA
- a CDS encoding CPBP family intramembrane glutamic endopeptidase: MIGLIKKYILWTYLLFFAFILLIGLVMFVFKSEPVAGLLQGLSAWTATIVFVVMFRKIYPQGNLIEFIKEKFRKKVKITTVLCIIFLQLFLLGGSLLIIKFIWNVSISEQVTASWVTLLILFGSHIILGPLGEELGWRGFVLDELQKRFSPLKSSIIVGVGWGFWHAPLWFIASEYSGLQLVQYIICFIVSIIAVSIIITVFYNLNHNLVIPILIHQLFNFFLAIQVRDLLPILTVTAFLYLAVAVVLIVINGNRRGGYCQLIGET, from the coding sequence TTGATTGGACTAATAAAGAAATATATTCTATGGACCTACTTACTATTCTTTGCTTTTATACTTCTGATAGGCTTAGTTATGTTTGTTTTTAAATCTGAACCAGTAGCAGGACTATTGCAAGGGCTATCGGCGTGGACAGCTACCATTGTTTTCGTTGTCATGTTCCGTAAGATCTATCCGCAGGGAAACCTAATAGAATTCATCAAAGAGAAATTTCGAAAAAAGGTCAAAATCACTACGGTGCTGTGCATCATTTTTCTGCAGCTGTTTCTTTTAGGAGGAAGTCTACTCATTATTAAATTTATATGGAACGTGTCAATATCTGAACAGGTTACGGCATCATGGGTTACACTCCTTATCCTATTTGGTAGTCATATCATCTTAGGGCCGCTTGGAGAAGAATTAGGGTGGAGAGGATTTGTATTAGATGAATTGCAAAAGAGATTTAGCCCATTAAAATCATCCATAATTGTTGGGGTAGGTTGGGGCTTCTGGCATGCGCCGTTATGGTTTATAGCTTCAGAGTACTCAGGACTGCAGCTTGTGCAATATATCATTTGCTTTATTGTTTCTATTATTGCTGTTTCTATCATAATCACAGTCTTTTACAACTTGAATCATAATCTCGTGATTCCTATTTTGATTCATCAGCTTTTTAATTTTTTTCTCGCTATTCAGGTGAGAGACCTTCTTCCTATTCTAACCGTTACCGCGTTTCTATATTTAGCAGTTGCAGTTGTCCTGATTGTAATCAATGGAAATAGGCGGGGGGGATACTGTCAATTAATCGGAGAGACATAA
- a CDS encoding AimR family lysis-lysogeny pheromone receptor, whose product MLQERILKTLESRDNLDQRKLSRIAGVSESTISRYLHGFDEINFESVLAIVKHLFPDGELSIMAEYVLTQKSRNARFALEYCWMNDLDEQLDYLIQSLATAVNPLDKEWAGMYELLKIRKSKAFTPVEMLKKVEVFKPKELEMDLLRVILKGYIYVDLQDFHSLSSYIPLIEEDVEKVKSSFIRDSFKVRIGLLMNYVSLLKNDIIKAREYSTWVVEQNYYEKKKGSAYYQLGYSYLFTDYEKASDYFQRAFTLFTRYQKASYIEAVNRDVSFLNSYWKIDRAFTYENKDYQTKSDYLYYLIQKGDLTEARILISGIDVSALADYDKAFYYYHFGLIENDLTSFRQSVRWFKKIGDQFHLQLPLEELKKLKEDQLVLEIFAM is encoded by the coding sequence GTGCTCCAGGAGCGTATCTTAAAAACTCTTGAGAGTCGAGACAATCTTGATCAACGCAAGCTGTCCCGTATAGCGGGAGTTAGTGAGTCAACCATCTCAAGATATTTGCATGGGTTTGATGAAATTAATTTTGAGTCCGTATTAGCCATTGTGAAGCATTTATTTCCAGACGGAGAACTGAGTATTATGGCAGAGTATGTTTTAACTCAAAAATCGAGGAATGCTCGGTTTGCTTTAGAATACTGTTGGATGAATGATTTAGATGAGCAGCTTGATTACTTAATCCAATCCTTAGCCACAGCTGTAAACCCACTTGATAAAGAGTGGGCAGGGATGTATGAGCTCTTAAAAATTAGGAAGTCAAAAGCGTTCACCCCTGTAGAGATGCTTAAAAAAGTTGAGGTTTTTAAACCAAAAGAGCTTGAAATGGATCTCCTTAGAGTTATCCTTAAAGGGTACATATATGTTGATCTCCAAGATTTCCACTCGCTCTCATCGTATATCCCGTTAATCGAGGAAGATGTTGAGAAAGTAAAGAGTTCATTTATTAGAGATAGTTTTAAGGTGAGAATTGGATTATTAATGAACTATGTTTCACTATTAAAAAATGATATTATAAAGGCAAGAGAGTATAGTACATGGGTAGTAGAACAGAATTATTATGAGAAAAAGAAGGGGTCAGCCTATTATCAATTAGGTTATTCCTATCTCTTTACTGACTATGAAAAAGCTAGTGATTATTTCCAAAGAGCATTTACTTTATTTACGCGATATCAAAAAGCTTCGTATATTGAGGCTGTCAACCGAGATGTTTCTTTCCTCAATTCGTACTGGAAGATTGACAGAGCATTTACATACGAAAATAAGGATTATCAAACAAAATCAGACTACCTTTATTATTTGATCCAAAAAGGAGATTTGACGGAGGCTAGAATTCTCATTTCAGGAATTGATGTGTCTGCTTTAGCAGATTATGATAAAGCCTTTTATTATTATCACTTTGGATTAATTGAAAATGATTTAACATCTTTCCGTCAGTCTGTACGATGGTTTAAAAAAATTGGAGATCAATTTCACCTTCAACTTCCCTTGGAAGAACTCAAAAAATTAAAAGAGGATCAGCTAGTGCTAGAGATCTTCGCAATGTGA
- a CDS encoding MATE family efflux transporter — MKENMKIINLTIPTIIAMSSTTIMGIVNLIIVGSLGYEHIGAVGITNVIILNLFALFGAIGYAINYLVAQHYGAKNYEKCVNYTYTGIYLTLILSIPILICSFFAPTYIYKIIGASETIVAIGTGYLSLRLISFCFTMFRTVFLGFIRAIGDTKSPMYSGIIGNVLNIVLSYVLVFGMFGFPELGILGAGWAFLIAEIVQTIYVVIYFYLVKELPTRQIPPFRKGEFKIVSSESAKIGLEDLGMSAAMILFTAFAARLGDIELAATEIALNVLSLAYLPGIGFGTTATILIGQKIGEKNNIAARLTGVKILKVGAMFLIPLSIVYFFAAEQIARLFTDDTLVIEYTVIVLMLASFFLIIDGLQLVVAGALRGVGENTYLMKTSLLLGWVFFVPLTYLLTFVASMGLLGMWIGFYVYIVALFVAFIIKYRKIEWGKIEIRG; from the coding sequence ATGAAAGAAAACATGAAAATCATTAATCTAACGATACCTACCATCATTGCCATGTCTTCTACCACCATCATGGGAATCGTCAATTTGATCATTGTTGGTTCCCTAGGGTATGAGCATATCGGCGCTGTGGGCATTACGAACGTAATCATTCTTAATCTATTTGCTCTTTTTGGCGCTATTGGATACGCGATCAATTATTTGGTTGCACAGCATTACGGAGCAAAGAATTACGAGAAGTGTGTCAATTACACGTATACAGGTATCTATCTAACACTAATCCTTTCCATTCCAATATTAATTTGCTCTTTTTTTGCACCTACTTATATTTATAAGATAATTGGGGCATCCGAAACAATTGTAGCGATTGGAACAGGCTATCTTAGTCTGAGACTCATTTCCTTTTGCTTCACGATGTTCCGTACGGTTTTCTTAGGCTTTATCAGAGCCATTGGAGACACGAAATCCCCTATGTATAGTGGGATTATAGGGAATGTATTAAATATTGTCCTTTCTTATGTCTTGGTATTTGGTATGTTCGGCTTCCCCGAACTGGGTATTTTGGGAGCTGGTTGGGCATTTTTGATTGCTGAGATTGTTCAAACGATCTATGTGGTCATCTATTTTTATCTGGTTAAAGAGCTACCAACTAGGCAGATCCCTCCTTTTAGAAAGGGAGAGTTTAAAATCGTTAGCTCAGAGTCAGCGAAGATTGGCCTAGAGGATCTGGGGATGAGTGCCGCTATGATTCTCTTCACAGCCTTTGCTGCTAGACTTGGAGATATTGAATTGGCAGCTACAGAAATAGCCCTGAACGTTCTATCACTTGCTTATTTACCTGGGATTGGCTTTGGAACAACGGCCACCATCTTAATCGGACAAAAGATCGGTGAGAAAAACAACATTGCCGCTCGTTTAACTGGGGTAAAAATTTTAAAGGTCGGAGCTATGTTCCTCATTCCTTTAAGCATCGTCTACTTCTTTGCGGCTGAGCAAATAGCTAGATTGTTCACTGATGATACCCTAGTTATTGAATATACCGTAATCGTCTTAATGCTAGCTTCGTTCTTTCTAATTATTGATGGATTACAGTTAGTCGTGGCGGGAGCACTGCGAGGGGTAGGAGAAAATACATACCTTATGAAAACGTCCTTACTGCTGGGCTGGGTTTTCTTTGTTCCGTTAACCTACCTTTTAACCTTTGTGGCATCCATGGGACTACTCGGAATGTGGATAGGCTTTTACGTCTATATCGTCGCTCTATTCGTTGCATTTATTATAAAGTACAGAAAGATAGAGTGGGGTAAGATTGAAATTAGAGGTTAG
- a CDS encoding glutathionylspermidine synthase family protein, whose product MANIVGNNMSDLITTFNKYVKENEALAIEAFQELRRKTEEEDLLNINNKIPIFPRPGLIQTDHLNKLAQDTETILNIITTIPERIFNHNIKEMCSHVGLSDQHYELVKQTYGANDGLMSRCDLFFEADHSYKFLEFNVDSSVGGLEIAAVNRVMEGIELYKSWNLNNDWKYDDPLKNLISLIHHRVSEKNMENKLVTVAVIDWHTYIDGYIWSLNLIKEYLIEAGYNVIVCSQKDVELKDGYLCYQDQIIDVVYRVFLSDDALENPREIQPILDAYKENNLILLSGIHTELYSNKTIFALLSDPKYKDYYSEKEQEVIHRCIPWTRVLEDTATTYEGREVNLINFIVENQSDLVLKPALGYGGQSVTLGWNSSKEEWQKKVFSTLQSKERFIVQKRVVPVEEEMPKLDENGISFENVMLNWGIYVFDGRFSGSMLRGLTTTDHGIINAAQGASMTCVFYRD is encoded by the coding sequence ATGGCAAATATTGTAGGAAATAACATGAGTGATCTAATTACCACATTCAATAAATACGTAAAAGAGAATGAAGCTCTTGCGATTGAGGCGTTCCAAGAGCTGCGGAGAAAAACGGAGGAGGAGGACTTATTAAACATCAACAACAAAATACCTATTTTTCCCCGACCAGGATTAATCCAAACAGATCACCTAAACAAACTTGCTCAGGATACAGAAACAATATTGAACATCATAACGACCATCCCTGAACGAATATTTAATCATAACATTAAGGAAATGTGCTCTCATGTAGGGCTTTCAGATCAGCATTATGAGCTGGTTAAACAAACGTATGGAGCTAATGATGGCTTGATGTCACGATGCGACTTGTTTTTTGAAGCAGATCATTCCTATAAATTCTTAGAGTTTAATGTGGATAGCAGTGTTGGAGGACTTGAAATTGCCGCTGTGAATAGAGTTATGGAAGGCATTGAGCTCTATAAAAGCTGGAATCTAAATAATGATTGGAAGTATGATGATCCGTTAAAGAATCTGATCTCTTTAATTCATCATAGAGTGAGTGAAAAGAACATGGAGAATAAGCTTGTTACTGTTGCTGTTATAGACTGGCATACCTATATAGACGGATATATATGGAGCCTGAATTTAATAAAAGAGTACTTAATCGAAGCGGGCTACAATGTCATTGTCTGTAGCCAGAAGGATGTAGAATTGAAAGATGGGTACCTGTGCTATCAGGATCAAATCATTGACGTCGTATACCGCGTATTTTTGAGTGACGACGCCTTGGAAAACCCTAGGGAAATCCAGCCTATTTTAGACGCCTATAAGGAAAATAACCTGATTCTTCTATCTGGGATTCATACAGAGCTGTATAGCAATAAAACCATTTTTGCTTTGCTCTCCGATCCAAAGTATAAGGACTATTACTCCGAAAAAGAACAAGAAGTCATCCATAGGTGTATTCCATGGACCCGTGTACTTGAAGATACAGCAACAACATATGAGGGGCGGGAAGTAAATTTAATCAACTTTATTGTTGAAAACCAGAGTGACCTTGTGCTCAAGCCCGCACTTGGGTATGGAGGACAGAGTGTGACATTAGGATGGAATTCCTCAAAGGAGGAATGGCAGAAGAAAGTGTTCAGTACCCTTCAGTCTAAAGAGCGATTTATCGTTCAAAAAAGGGTCGTTCCTGTAGAAGAGGAGATGCCTAAGCTGGATGAGAATGGGATTAGTTTTGAAAATGTTATGTTAAACTGGGGCATTTATGTCTTTGATGGTCGTTTCTCAGGAAGTATGCTACGCGGTCTTACAACGACCGACCATGGAATTATAAATGCTGCACAGGGTGCATCCATGACCTGTGTCTTTTATCGAGATTAG
- a CDS encoding phenylacetate--CoA ligase family protein produces MLKPLGETNDIIHLDKLKTVDSLIQFSRQNSSFYSGKFGGCPYVFSTYDDFRSVPFTTSQDLINKIPPYDMLTDSTEEAYVFTSGGTSGQPKLIFITADELKKNIAYHGYGYRRAGITSQDIVGTFGIPGYLTSEFTVYLGLEHTKCMIVPLGIYSDPEKLLYYIRLFNVTTLLVMPSDIIPFIQYLEQTGETLNIAKMIYGGEKMYPSTQQYIQRVLHVQHFGAVYQSMDVGTIGYQCECSEAGEYHIHEDLLFAEFLDDDGSLIGVGEQGELVVTNLNRRLMPVIRYKTNDRVQLLGRGCQCGDRNVKISLLGRKGEYFKIGGEQFTLKAIQNLIERLEGSTGVFQIEITKRDRRDHILLKIEEAGLWKASKLEKESYKQTILHELAKEIPKLMDMQLKGVIHPTDIMFTSRKGLVVSESSGKVIQVCDFRE; encoded by the coding sequence ATGCTTAAACCCCTTGGGGAAACCAATGATATTATTCATCTGGACAAGCTAAAGACCGTTGACTCTCTCATTCAATTTTCTCGTCAAAATTCTAGCTTTTATTCTGGCAAGTTCGGTGGATGTCCATATGTGTTTTCTACGTATGATGATTTTAGAAGCGTTCCTTTTACTACTTCCCAGGATCTCATTAACAAAATCCCCCCTTACGATATGCTCACAGATTCAACCGAGGAAGCCTATGTATTCACTAGTGGTGGAACATCAGGTCAGCCTAAGCTGATTTTTATTACAGCAGACGAGCTAAAAAAGAATATTGCTTACCATGGGTACGGATACAGAAGGGCTGGGATTACCTCACAGGATATTGTAGGGACATTTGGCATTCCCGGATACCTTACATCTGAATTCACTGTATATCTAGGACTTGAACACACTAAATGTATGATTGTACCACTTGGTATATATTCAGATCCGGAGAAGCTTCTATATTACATACGTCTGTTTAACGTTACTACCTTACTGGTTATGCCCTCAGATATCATCCCCTTTATTCAATACCTTGAGCAGACAGGGGAAACGCTTAACATCGCGAAGATGATCTATGGTGGCGAGAAAATGTATCCATCTACACAGCAATACATACAGAGAGTGCTACATGTACAACACTTTGGTGCCGTCTACCAAAGTATGGACGTAGGGACAATTGGATACCAATGTGAATGCTCTGAGGCTGGGGAATACCATATACACGAAGATTTATTGTTTGCTGAATTTCTAGATGACGATGGGAGCTTAATCGGAGTAGGAGAGCAGGGTGAATTGGTAGTAACAAATTTGAATCGGAGGCTAATGCCTGTTATTCGGTATAAGACGAATGATAGGGTTCAGCTTCTGGGAAGAGGCTGTCAATGTGGGGATCGTAACGTGAAAATTAGCTTACTAGGACGAAAAGGGGAGTACTTTAAAATTGGTGGTGAGCAATTTACATTGAAAGCTATACAAAATTTAATAGAAAGATTAGAAGGAAGTACAGGTGTTTTTCAAATTGAGATTACCAAAAGGGATCGTAGAGATCACATCCTATTGAAAATTGAAGAGGCTGGATTATGGAAAGCTTCTAAATTAGAAAAAGAAAGCTATAAGCAAACGATACTACATGAACTTGCAAAAGAGATCCCCAAACTTATGGATATGCAGCTAAAAGGTGTCATCCATCCTACAGATATCATGTTCACATCAAGGAAAGGTTTAGTTGTTTCAGAGAGTTCTGGCAAGGTTATTCAGGTTTGTGACTTTAGAGAATAA
- the ilvA gene encoding threonine ammonia-lyase IlvA translates to MTMVETKHQVGIQDIMHAHHALKDVTIHTPLQKDPILSAKYNCNVYLKREDLQVVRSFKIRGPYYMIKSLPEKTLEAGIVCASAGNHAQGVAYSCQRLNIKGKIYMPSTTPRQKVQQVNMFGGSSVEVVLIGDTFDDAYDEAIKASTELGMTFIHPFDDPYIIAGNGTVGLEIMEDMDSPLDYVFASVGGGGLAAGVGMYIKSISPTAKVIGVEPSGAASMQASLDKGEVIPLEHIDKFVDGAAVKKVGDISFEVCQEVLDDIVLVSEGKVCTSILDMYNRSAIVVEPAGALPIAALEEYKDKIVGKNVVCVISGGNNDIDRMPEIKERSLISEGLKHYFTIKFPQRAGALRQFLDDVLGPNDDITRFEYTKKNDKLSGPALVGIELKSTEDYAPLIERMKKNRVQYIELNNDPVLFNLLV, encoded by the coding sequence ATGACCATGGTTGAAACAAAGCATCAGGTTGGAATTCAAGATATTATGCACGCACATCACGCCCTAAAGGACGTGACTATCCATACTCCACTACAAAAAGACCCCATTTTATCCGCCAAATACAACTGCAACGTCTACCTAAAAAGAGAAGACCTCCAAGTTGTCCGTTCATTTAAAATACGTGGACCGTACTACATGATCAAAAGCCTACCGGAAAAAACCCTAGAAGCAGGAATTGTCTGTGCCAGCGCGGGGAATCATGCCCAAGGTGTGGCTTACTCCTGTCAGAGACTGAATATTAAAGGAAAGATTTATATGCCAAGCACTACGCCGAGGCAAAAGGTTCAGCAGGTCAATATGTTCGGTGGCTCCTCGGTGGAGGTTGTTCTAATTGGAGATACATTCGATGACGCTTATGACGAAGCGATAAAAGCCTCAACAGAGCTAGGCATGACATTCATTCATCCGTTCGATGATCCATACATTATCGCAGGGAACGGGACAGTAGGCTTAGAAATTATGGAGGACATGGATAGCCCATTAGATTACGTGTTTGCCTCTGTAGGAGGAGGCGGGCTTGCCGCAGGTGTAGGGATGTATATTAAGTCGATCAGCCCTACTGCCAAAGTAATTGGTGTCGAGCCAAGTGGAGCAGCTTCTATGCAGGCTTCTTTAGATAAGGGTGAGGTCATTCCTCTAGAGCATATCGATAAATTTGTTGATGGAGCAGCCGTTAAGAAGGTTGGAGATATCTCGTTTGAGGTTTGCCAAGAAGTACTTGATGACATCGTGCTCGTTTCTGAAGGAAAAGTATGTACCAGTATCCTTGATATGTATAATCGGAGTGCCATTGTGGTTGAGCCTGCTGGAGCTCTGCCGATCGCTGCCTTGGAAGAGTATAAGGATAAGATCGTCGGTAAAAATGTAGTGTGCGTCATAAGCGGTGGCAACAACGATATTGACCGTATGCCCGAAATTAAGGAACGATCCCTGATATCAGAAGGCTTAAAGCACTACTTTACAATAAAATTCCCACAGCGTGCTGGAGCTCTACGTCAGTTTTTGGATGATGTCCTTGGCCCTAATGATGATATTACACGCTTCGAGTATACAAAAAAGAACGACAAGCTAAGCGGACCCGCCCTCGTCGGCATTGAGCTGAAATCTACGGAGGATTACGCTCCGTTAATTGAGCGGATGAAGAAAAATCGTGTTCAGTACATTGAGCTGAATAACGATCCGGTGTTGTTTAATTTGCTTGTTTAG
- a CDS encoding type II toxin-antitoxin system Phd/YefM family antitoxin, whose product MNIKPSTTIRQDYNGFSKYCHELDEPVILTRNGEADLVVMSHEAYRRMEARIKLQSKLLLAEKQIAEGEELLEHEQVMARIRRKMDASKS is encoded by the coding sequence ATGAATATTAAGCCCTCCACTACAATTCGGCAGGATTATAATGGGTTTTCGAAATATTGCCACGAACTTGATGAGCCGGTTATCCTAACGCGAAATGGTGAAGCGGATTTAGTTGTGATGAGTCATGAGGCATATCGAAGAATGGAGGCTCGTATCAAGCTACAATCAAAGCTATTACTTGCTGAGAAACAGATTGCAGAAGGTGAAGAATTGCTTGAGCATGAGCAAGTAATGGCAAGGATACGGAGGAAAATGGATGCCTCAAAATCTTAG
- a CDS encoding type II toxin-antitoxin system RelE/ParE family toxin has translation MPQNLRVKYSPAAVDDMDEIFSYISQDNASAAESLLQKLDRQISGLAEFPNKGSVLSEDEYSLINRGYRFIVVHPYVVFYRVVKDTVVIYRILHGRRGYLRELFTPIE, from the coding sequence ATGCCTCAAAATCTTAGGGTCAAGTATTCTCCCGCTGCTGTTGATGATATGGATGAAATATTTTCATATATATCACAAGATAATGCTTCTGCAGCAGAAAGCCTGCTACAAAAATTAGATCGACAAATTTCAGGTCTAGCAGAATTCCCAAATAAGGGATCTGTATTATCTGAGGACGAATATTCACTTATTAACCGAGGATACCGTTTCATTGTTGTGCATCCGTATGTGGTTTTTTATCGTGTCGTTAAAGATACGGTAGTTATTTATCGTATTTTACATGGACGGAGAGGCTACCTTCGTGAACTATTTACTCCAATAGAATAA
- a CDS encoding acyl-CoA dehydrogenase family protein yields MTTTSVHDTVSDASREFLYTLARRWDESDEEARNEMKPELGAVKMAITNAAIKVVDLAMRIVGAHSLSLSNPLQPYYRVVRAGLHNSSMNDMTIQLLAKSVISRE; encoded by the coding sequence ATAACCACCACAAGCGTTCACGACACTGTCTCCGATGCTTCGCGGGAGTTTCTATATACGCTCGCAAGGCGTTGGGATGAGTCGGATGAAGAGGCTAGAAATGAGATGAAGCCAGAGCTGGGTGCGGTCAAAATGGCTATTACTAACGCCGCCATCAAAGTGGTAGACCTGGCGATGCGGATCGTCGGCGCGCATAGCTTGTCACTCAGCAATCCTTTGCAGCCCTATTACCGCGTTGTCCGTGCAGGACTGCATAATTCATCGATGAATGACATGACCATTCAGTTATTGGCTAAGTCGGTGATTAGCAGAGAATAG
- a CDS encoding SRPBCC family protein, giving the protein MKQWTKEIEIDAPIEQIWLLFDGSLETMQKIMPQVVDNKPIKITDEVVGSIYRQKYKEGNRIEEYDVETLEYLNTPDQKKLKVGFTLANMFEITALYQLRKISETKTLFKYSVTNRPLKWFVSLFLLFASDKVVVQFTERVKEVAEA; this is encoded by the coding sequence ATGAAGCAATGGACTAAGGAGATAGAAATAGACGCTCCAATTGAACAAATTTGGCTGCTTTTTGATGGTTCGCTTGAAACGATGCAAAAAATCATGCCTCAAGTCGTTGACAATAAACCTATAAAAATAACGGACGAAGTGGTTGGCAGTATATATCGCCAAAAATATAAAGAGGGCAACCGTATAGAAGAGTATGATGTAGAAACATTAGAATATTTAAATACACCTGATCAGAAAAAATTAAAAGTAGGCTTTACGCTTGCTAATATGTTTGAAATAACAGCTTTGTATCAATTAAGGAAAATTAGTGAGACTAAGACCTTGTTTAAATACTCGGTCACCAATCGCCCTCTAAAGTGGTTCGTAAGCTTATTTCTGTTGTTTGCTTCTGATAAAGTTGTCGTACAATTTACTGAACGTGTAAAAGAGGTTGCTGAAGCTTAG